In Priestia megaterium NBRC 15308 = ATCC 14581, the following proteins share a genomic window:
- a CDS encoding CBS domain-containing protein, translated as MTTVREVMTKDVKACAPHDPITAAAKLMRDINCGSVPVCQENRVMGMITDRDIVLNCVADGKDCNTVHCHDCMTKDVITCSPDTDIHECARMMADHQIRRIIVVENNNMVGICAIGDLATVNVYVDEAGAALSEISNQVH; from the coding sequence ATGACTACAGTACGTGAAGTTATGACTAAAGATGTGAAAGCTTGTGCACCGCACGACCCAATAACAGCAGCTGCAAAATTAATGCGTGATATTAATTGTGGCTCTGTGCCAGTGTGTCAAGAAAATCGAGTAATGGGAATGATCACAGACCGTGATATCGTGTTAAATTGCGTGGCGGATGGAAAAGATTGCAACACTGTGCATTGCCATGATTGCATGACTAAAGATGTAATTACTTGTTCTCCGGATACGGATATTCATGAGTGTGCACGTATGATGGCTGACCATCAAATTCGCCGCATTATTGTAGTGGAGAATAATAATATGGTTGGAATCTGTGCAATCGGCGACCTTGCGACAGTAAACGTATATGTTGATGAAGCCGGTGCAGCATTAAGCGAAATTTCTAATCAAGTTCATTAA